From Curtobacterium sp. SGAir0471, the proteins below share one genomic window:
- a CDS encoding MMPL family transporter: MPRSLRVVLPALVILAWLVVAGIGGPVFGKISEVATNDQTSFLPASADATRVQERAAEFRQASGAPAIVVLERDGGLTRDDLAAADRIAEDLGARDDVQGTSPVIPSEDGDAAEIVATLTEGADTGDAVTAIRTTVDDALPAGVAGYVTGPAGFTADLTAAFAGIDGLLLGVALAAVFVILVVVYRSPLLPFLVLGTATFALCASILVVYALAKAGVVTVNGQVQGILSILVIGAATDYALLYTARYREALREHRTGWEATRAALRGAFEPIVASGGTVIVGVLCLLLSDLNSNKALGPVAAIGIAFSLLAALTLLPALLLAFRRAAFWPLRPTFGSGGRPTTGPDATGLWARVGRLVARRSRTVWIVCTVALLAMGSGLVGLRADGVPQSDLVIGASQARDGQRVLADHFPGGSGSPAQVIGAERDLDALVDAVRSVRGVDGVVAASTDSPSGTVPVGAGAADGSAAGTAEPTVSRGDVLLEATLADPADSAAAERTVRDLRVAVERVDPDAVVGGVTATAVDTNDTGIRDRTVIIPVVLAVILLILVLLLRSVVAPLVLIGSVVVSFAAALGVGALVFDHVLRFPGADPSVPLYAFVFLVALGVDYNIFLMTRVREESLRHGPREGVLRGLAATGGVITSAGIVLAATFAALGVIPILFLAQIAFVVAFGVLLDTVVVRSLLVPALVIDLGRRAWWPSRLSRAARHM; this comes from the coding sequence GTGCCCCGGTCCCTCCGCGTCGTCCTGCCCGCCCTCGTCATCCTCGCCTGGCTCGTCGTGGCCGGGATCGGCGGTCCCGTCTTCGGGAAGATCTCCGAGGTCGCCACGAACGACCAGACGTCCTTCCTGCCGGCGTCGGCGGACGCGACGCGGGTGCAGGAGCGCGCCGCGGAGTTCCGACAGGCGTCCGGGGCGCCGGCGATCGTCGTGCTCGAGCGCGACGGTGGTCTGACGCGCGACGACCTCGCGGCGGCCGACCGGATCGCCGAGGACCTCGGTGCACGGGACGACGTCCAGGGCACGAGCCCGGTGATCCCGAGCGAGGACGGCGACGCGGCCGAGATCGTCGCGACGCTGACCGAGGGTGCGGACACCGGGGACGCGGTCACGGCGATCCGGACCACGGTGGACGACGCGCTGCCCGCCGGCGTCGCGGGGTACGTCACCGGACCGGCGGGCTTCACGGCCGACCTGACCGCGGCGTTCGCGGGCATCGACGGCCTGCTGCTCGGGGTGGCGCTGGCCGCGGTGTTCGTCATCCTGGTCGTGGTCTACCGTTCGCCGCTGCTGCCGTTCCTGGTGCTCGGCACGGCGACGTTCGCACTGTGTGCCTCGATCCTCGTCGTGTACGCGCTGGCGAAGGCCGGCGTGGTGACCGTCAACGGGCAGGTGCAGGGCATCCTGTCGATCCTGGTGATCGGGGCCGCGACCGACTACGCGCTCCTCTACACGGCGCGCTACCGCGAGGCGCTCCGCGAGCACCGCACCGGCTGGGAGGCCACGCGCGCTGCACTCCGCGGGGCGTTCGAGCCGATCGTCGCCTCGGGTGGCACCGTCATCGTCGGCGTGCTCTGCCTGCTCCTGTCCGACCTGAACTCGAACAAGGCGCTCGGCCCGGTCGCGGCGATCGGGATCGCGTTCAGCCTGCTCGCCGCCCTCACCCTGCTCCCCGCCCTGCTGCTGGCGTTCCGACGAGCGGCGTTCTGGCCGCTGCGACCGACGTTCGGCTCCGGCGGTCGCCCGACGACCGGTCCGGACGCGACCGGACTGTGGGCACGGGTCGGACGGCTCGTCGCGCGACGGTCCCGGACGGTGTGGATCGTCTGCACGGTGGCGCTCCTGGCGATGGGCAGCGGACTGGTCGGGCTCCGGGCCGACGGCGTGCCGCAGAGCGACCTGGTGATCGGTGCGTCCCAGGCCCGGGACGGTCAGCGCGTGCTCGCCGACCACTTCCCCGGCGGGTCCGGCAGCCCGGCGCAGGTGATCGGCGCCGAGCGGGACCTGGACGCCCTCGTCGACGCCGTCCGCTCGGTCCGCGGGGTCGACGGCGTGGTGGCGGCATCGACCGACTCGCCGTCGGGCACGGTCCCCGTCGGAGCGGGAGCCGCCGACGGGAGCGCCGCGGGCACGGCGGAGCCGACCGTGTCGCGCGGGGACGTCCTGCTCGAGGCAACCCTCGCCGACCCCGCCGACTCCGCCGCCGCCGAGCGGACCGTCCGGGACCTGCGGGTCGCCGTCGAGCGGGTCGACCCCGACGCGGTCGTCGGCGGGGTCACCGCCACCGCCGTCGACACGAACGACACCGGGATCCGGGACCGGACGGTGATCATCCCCGTGGTGCTGGCCGTGATCCTGCTGATCCTCGTGCTGCTGCTGCGCAGCGTGGTGGCCCCGCTCGTGCTCATCGGCAGCGTCGTCGTGTCCTTCGCGGCCGCGCTCGGTGTCGGCGCGCTGGTGTTCGACCACGTCCTCCGGTTCCCCGGGGCCGACCCGTCCGTACCGCTGTACGCGTTCGTGTTCCTCGTGGCGCTCGGGGTCGACTACAACATCTTCCTCATGACCCGTGTGCGCGAGGAGTCGTTACGGCACGGGCCACGGGAAGGGGTGCTCCGCGGGCTCGCCGCCACCGGTGGCGTGATCACCTCGGCGGGCATCGTCCTTGCGGCGACCTTTGCGGCGCTCGGCGTGATCCCGATCCTGTTCCTGGCGCAGATCGCCTTCGTGGTGGCGTTCGGCGTGCTGCTCGACACCGTGGTGGTCCGTTCCCTGCTCGTGCCGGCGCTCGTGATCGACCTGGGGCGTCGCGCATGGTGGCCGTCGCGCCTCTCGCGCGCAGCCCGTCACATGTGA
- a CDS encoding GntR family transcriptional regulator, producing MPVPSTQPAAERKLLRDTVQDKIRDAIMDGTLEPGERLNDDDLIAWLGVSRTPIREALAELARAGLIEMAPNRYTRVAAPTKDELLDAYRTLGVIYGGVVRLAVPRFSDAERKRVLGVIDDVLARLDADRQAEVAREGADIYSLWADACGNASLAQLCRSTTDGLAFRLRVPELAELVPTDVVRPELVKLRDAVAAGEPIAAELAMEAIHLLPTRD from the coding sequence ATGCCAGTCCCCTCCACGCAGCCGGCCGCCGAGCGCAAGCTGCTCCGTGACACCGTGCAGGACAAGATCCGCGACGCGATCATGGACGGCACGCTCGAGCCGGGCGAACGGCTGAACGACGACGACCTCATCGCGTGGCTCGGCGTCTCCCGGACCCCGATCCGCGAGGCACTGGCGGAACTCGCCCGAGCCGGACTGATCGAGATGGCGCCGAACCGCTACACGCGCGTCGCCGCTCCGACCAAGGACGAACTGCTCGACGCGTACCGAACGCTCGGCGTCATCTACGGCGGGGTCGTCCGGCTGGCCGTCCCGCGGTTCTCGGACGCCGAGCGCAAGCGGGTCCTCGGCGTGATCGACGACGTCCTGGCGCGCCTCGACGCCGATCGGCAGGCCGAGGTCGCACGAGAGGGTGCGGACATCTACTCGCTGTGGGCCGACGCCTGCGGCAACGCCTCGCTCGCCCAGCTGTGCCGCTCGACCACGGACGGCCTCGCGTTCCGGCTCCGGGTCCCCGAGCTCGCCGAGCTCGTCCCCACCGACGTGGTGCGCCCCGAGCTCGTGAAGCTCCGCGACGCGGTGGCCGCGGGCGAGCCCATCGCCGCCGAGCTCGCGATGGAGGCGATCCACCTCCTGCCGACGCGCGACTGA
- a CDS encoding LCP family protein — protein sequence MSIEPEQTTRRARRGHVPPRHGRQKRGGGVVLPAIAGVLAMGLALTGGYVAFAYTSLNNGVTKIDAISPRSKDDADDVDGQAQNILLVGDDHRPDNATPEEMAELSTESDGGATNTDTMIVLHINADGTQATMISFPRDSYVSIPGVGKGKLNSAFYYGTLNGGGDTGGAKLLIQTIQDLSGLTIDHYVRVSLLGFYQVVKELGPVEVCLNNPVKDPYSGVDLPAGTSELDAKQALSFVRQRHGLPNGDLDRNVRQQYFLSQEARKVLSAGTLLNPIKMNNILSAVGGSIQTDTDLVSLATQMRNLRPGNIQSATIPTLGTPTISTRSGPLSIVEVDTVGLPTFVQGLVGEPEEYTKATAAEPAATTVTVLNGSGVSGAAATATANLTARGFQVGTPGSSDTTQKTQVQYPAGQEAQAKAVAAVVPGAVAVRSASVTGVTLVLGSDGVTVTAPATPGDAAPAPAEESPSAEASQPTEPEPAPSSTDVKNYGQEGVCIN from the coding sequence GTGAGCATCGAACCCGAGCAGACGACGCGCCGTGCCCGCCGCGGCCACGTGCCGCCGCGCCACGGGCGCCAGAAGCGCGGAGGCGGGGTGGTCCTGCCGGCGATAGCCGGTGTGCTCGCCATGGGTCTCGCGCTGACCGGCGGCTACGTCGCGTTCGCGTACACGAGCCTGAACAACGGCGTGACGAAGATCGATGCGATCAGCCCGCGGTCGAAGGACGACGCTGACGACGTGGACGGTCAGGCGCAGAACATCCTGCTCGTCGGTGACGACCACCGCCCGGACAACGCTACGCCGGAGGAGATGGCGGAGCTGAGCACCGAGTCCGACGGTGGTGCGACGAACACCGACACGATGATCGTCCTGCACATCAACGCCGACGGGACCCAGGCGACGATGATCTCGTTCCCGCGTGACTCCTACGTCTCGATCCCCGGCGTCGGCAAGGGCAAGCTCAACAGCGCGTTCTACTACGGCACGCTCAACGGCGGTGGCGACACCGGCGGCGCGAAGCTGCTCATCCAGACGATCCAGGACCTCAGCGGTCTGACGATCGACCACTACGTCCGGGTGTCGCTGCTGGGCTTCTACCAGGTGGTCAAGGAGCTCGGGCCGGTCGAGGTCTGCCTGAACAACCCGGTGAAGGACCCCTACTCCGGCGTCGACCTGCCGGCGGGCACCTCGGAGCTGGACGCCAAGCAGGCACTGTCCTTCGTCCGCCAGCGGCACGGGCTGCCGAACGGCGACCTCGACCGCAACGTGCGTCAGCAGTACTTCCTGTCGCAGGAGGCGCGCAAGGTGCTCTCCGCCGGCACCCTGCTCAACCCGATCAAGATGAACAACATCCTCAGCGCCGTCGGCGGCTCCATTCAGACGGACACCGACCTGGTCTCCCTCGCGACGCAGATGCGGAACCTGCGGCCCGGCAACATCCAGTCGGCGACGATCCCGACGCTCGGCACCCCGACCATCTCGACGAGGTCGGGCCCGCTCTCCATCGTCGAGGTCGACACCGTCGGACTCCCCACCTTCGTGCAGGGCCTGGTGGGCGAGCCGGAGGAGTACACGAAGGCGACGGCCGCCGAGCCCGCAGCGACGACCGTGACCGTGCTCAACGGCAGCGGGGTCTCGGGCGCCGCCGCGACCGCCACCGCGAACCTGACCGCGCGCGGGTTCCAGGTCGGGACGCCCGGTTCGTCCGACACGACGCAGAAGACCCAGGTGCAGTACCCCGCCGGACAGGAGGCGCAGGCCAAGGCCGTCGCGGCGGTGGTGCCCGGAGCGGTCGCGGTGCGGTCCGCCTCGGTCACCGGCGTCACGCTCGTCCTCGGGTCCGACGGTGTCACCGTCACCGCACCGGCCACGCCCGGCGACGCCGCCCCGGCCCCGGCCGAGGAGTCGCCCTCGGCCGAGGCGTCGCAGCCGACGGAGCCGGAGCCCGCGCCGAGTTCGACGGACGTGAAGAACTACGGCCAGGAAGGCGTCTGCATCAACTGA
- a CDS encoding sigma-70 family RNA polymerase sigma factor produces MHDDLLHRRDEERQLLLDVAAGDRVAFTRLHDRFRPLVEHWVRHHVVDRWQSEEVVQDVLLELWRIADRYDPRHPPVSWIRMIAQRRAIDRVRKAEADRQRDARVGARYADAVDHASVERAEGVLERESLRRAVAALPARQREAVVLRHLAELSGPELAERLGVPVGTAKTRARDGVLALRRILGRSGVAGR; encoded by the coding sequence GTGCACGATGACCTGCTCCACCGCCGCGATGAGGAACGACAGCTGCTGCTCGACGTCGCCGCGGGGGACCGTGTGGCGTTCACCAGACTCCACGACCGGTTCCGCCCGCTGGTCGAACACTGGGTCCGGCACCACGTCGTCGACCGGTGGCAGTCGGAGGAGGTCGTGCAGGACGTCCTCCTCGAGCTCTGGCGCATCGCCGACCGCTACGACCCCCGCCACCCACCGGTGTCCTGGATCCGGATGATCGCGCAGCGGCGGGCGATCGACCGTGTCCGGAAGGCCGAGGCGGACCGGCAGCGGGACGCCCGCGTCGGAGCCCGGTACGCCGACGCCGTCGACCACGCATCCGTCGAGCGGGCCGAGGGCGTGCTCGAGCGCGAGTCGCTGCGGCGGGCGGTCGCGGCCCTGCCCGCGCGGCAACGTGAGGCGGTCGTGCTCCGGCACCTCGCGGAGCTGAGCGGCCCCGAGCTCGCCGAGCGCCTCGGCGTCCCCGTCGGTACGGCGAAGACCCGGGCGCGGGACGGCGTCCTGGCGTTGCGCCGGATCCTGGGGCGGTCGGGGGTCGCCGGTCGGTAG
- a CDS encoding endonuclease/exonuclease/phosphatase family protein: MSHVARPITLMTYNVKNPDPRHDWPARLPLVLDVIRRHDPDVLCVQEAFDHQMDALREGLPDHDAVGQGREGGTAGEHAAVFFRRDRLRPVDVGTFWFSDTPDEPVSNTWGSLYPRVANHARFLDAEGAAFTLLTAHFDHEENEHGDEVRRRSAALVVERLAPVGGPVVFAGDCNEPWGAGPATRVFADAGYRDAWSDAGDPADRTASFNGWQEPVDSGERIDWVLTRGQVTAERVVMDHDGPETWAASDHFPVVATLRVG; this comes from the coding sequence GTGAGCCACGTCGCACGTCCGATCACCCTGATGACCTACAACGTGAAGAACCCGGACCCGCGGCACGACTGGCCGGCGCGACTGCCGCTGGTGCTCGACGTCATCCGTCGGCACGACCCGGACGTCCTGTGCGTGCAGGAGGCGTTCGACCACCAGATGGACGCGCTGCGCGAGGGGCTGCCGGACCACGACGCGGTGGGCCAGGGCCGCGAGGGCGGAACCGCGGGGGAGCACGCCGCGGTCTTCTTCCGCCGTGATCGGCTCCGTCCCGTCGACGTCGGGACGTTCTGGTTCTCGGACACCCCGGATGAACCGGTGTCGAACACCTGGGGGAGCCTGTACCCGCGCGTCGCCAACCACGCCCGGTTCCTCGACGCCGAGGGCGCAGCCTTCACGCTGCTCACCGCGCACTTCGACCACGAGGAGAACGAGCACGGGGACGAAGTCCGTCGCCGCAGTGCGGCCCTGGTCGTCGAGCGGCTCGCACCGGTCGGGGGTCCGGTCGTGTTCGCGGGCGACTGCAACGAGCCGTGGGGTGCGGGTCCGGCGACCCGGGTCTTCGCCGACGCCGGCTACCGGGACGCCTGGAGCGATGCCGGGGACCCGGCCGACCGTACGGCGTCCTTCAACGGCTGGCAGGAGCCAGTGGACTCGGGCGAGCGGATCGACTGGGTGCTGACCCGCGGCCAGGTCACGGCCGAGCGCGTGGTGATGGACCACGACGGCCCCGAGACCTGGGCGGCGAGCGACCACTTCCCGGTCGTGGCGACCCTTCGCGTGGGCTGA
- a CDS encoding SDR family oxidoreductase, with protein MTEQQNDQTGPGHSGLDQYSMQDPTAMYADKKPDEQYLQGAGTDEEMAKNVPADHGEDTYRGSGRLEGRKALVTGGDSGIGAAVAIAYAREGADVAIVYLPEEQEDADRIVGLIEAAGRKAVAIPGDIKDLAFCEELVQTAVDGLGGLDILVNNAGKQQNVDDITKISDEEFDETFKTNAYATFRITKAAVPHLQPGSTIINTTSIQAYAPSPHLVHYAATKATVNNMAKGLAAQLAPKGIRVNAVAPGPIWTPLQPAGGQPPEALPSAGEQTYLGRWGQPAELAPAFVFLASGESSYVVGETLHVDGGMPTP; from the coding sequence ATGACGGAGCAGCAGAACGACCAGACGGGGCCCGGACACTCGGGGCTGGACCAGTACTCGATGCAGGACCCCACCGCGATGTACGCGGACAAGAAGCCGGACGAGCAGTACCTGCAGGGCGCCGGCACCGACGAGGAGATGGCGAAGAACGTCCCCGCTGACCACGGCGAGGACACCTACCGCGGCTCGGGCCGCCTGGAGGGTCGCAAGGCGCTCGTCACCGGCGGTGACTCGGGCATCGGCGCGGCGGTCGCCATCGCCTACGCCCGCGAGGGTGCCGACGTCGCCATCGTGTACCTGCCCGAGGAGCAGGAGGACGCCGACCGCATCGTCGGGCTCATCGAGGCGGCCGGTCGGAAGGCCGTCGCCATCCCCGGTGACATCAAGGACCTGGCGTTCTGCGAGGAGCTCGTCCAGACGGCCGTCGACGGCCTCGGCGGACTCGACATCCTGGTCAACAACGCCGGCAAGCAGCAGAACGTGGACGACATCACGAAGATTTCGGACGAGGAGTTCGACGAGACCTTCAAGACGAACGCCTACGCGACGTTCCGCATCACCAAGGCGGCTGTCCCGCACCTGCAGCCGGGCTCGACGATCATCAACACCACGTCGATCCAGGCCTACGCGCCGTCGCCGCACCTCGTGCACTACGCCGCCACGAAGGCGACCGTGAACAACATGGCGAAGGGCCTCGCCGCGCAGCTCGCGCCGAAGGGCATCCGCGTCAACGCCGTCGCTCCCGGGCCGATCTGGACCCCGCTGCAGCCGGCCGGTGGCCAGCCGCCGGAGGCGCTGCCCTCTGCGGGCGAGCAGACCTACCTCGGCCGCTGGGGCCAGCCCGCCGAGCTCGCGCCGGCGTTCGTCTTCCTGGCGAGCGGCGAGTCGTCCTACGTGGTCGGCGAGACGCTCCACGTCGACGGCGGCATGCCGACGCCGTAG
- a CDS encoding TetR/AcrR family transcriptional regulator codes for MLEHTSADTQAAAAAAATLHLRITIVGATVDLLRDVPFHEAHVGMVADRMGITTEELRQHFPSWDGLVLAAVDRWNGARLEEVAHEVGDGPTVDLLRAIVASNAEDPALMRLLVALLSVAGNPEHPMSTYLRSRYQLFFSQIRRGLEHDIAVGRAPHTMEPRRGAEQLIALYEGLQLQAMLRPDLDLVPAFDRAVARLERGWMERYEPQAAQRFSQWSDGGSWEI; via the coding sequence ATGCTCGAACACACCAGCGCGGACACGCAGGCGGCAGCCGCCGCGGCCGCCACCCTGCACCTGCGGATCACCATCGTCGGCGCGACCGTCGACCTCCTCCGTGACGTCCCGTTCCACGAGGCCCACGTCGGCATGGTCGCCGACCGGATGGGCATCACGACCGAGGAACTCCGTCAGCACTTCCCGTCCTGGGACGGCCTCGTGCTCGCCGCGGTCGACCGGTGGAACGGCGCTCGTCTCGAGGAGGTCGCGCACGAGGTCGGCGACGGCCCCACGGTCGACCTGCTGCGCGCGATCGTCGCCTCGAACGCCGAGGACCCCGCGCTCATGCGGCTGCTCGTCGCGCTCCTCTCCGTCGCGGGCAACCCCGAGCACCCGATGTCCACCTACCTGCGGTCGCGCTACCAGCTGTTCTTCTCGCAGATCCGGCGCGGGCTCGAGCACGACATCGCCGTCGGCCGTGCGCCGCACACGATGGAACCGCGACGCGGCGCTGAGCAGCTCATCGCACTCTACGAGGGGCTCCAGCTGCAGGCGATGCTGCGCCCGGACCTCGACCTCGTGCCGGCGTTCGACCGGGCCGTCGCGCGCCTCGAGCGCGGGTGGATGGAACGCTACGAGCCGCAGGCCGCGCAGCGGTTCTCGCAGTGGAGCGACGGCGGCAGCTGGGAGATCTGA
- a CDS encoding DUF2795 domain-containing protein — protein MAAPNPIQVQKYLSGIDYPASKDDIVATAEKEDAPGDVLEALKGIPDGDYDAPTAVTKAVSDKG, from the coding sequence ATGGCAGCACCGAACCCGATCCAGGTCCAGAAGTACCTCAGCGGCATCGACTACCCGGCCTCGAAGGACGACATCGTGGCGACCGCCGAGAAGGAGGACGCCCCCGGTGACGTCCTCGAGGCGCTCAAGGGCATCCCGGACGGCGACTACGACGCGCCCACCGCGGTGACGAAGGCCGTCTCCGACAAGGGCTGA
- a CDS encoding threonine/serine ThrE exporter family protein → MAEQFLPGVPRPGRPPRPRVRNLAQHDIRDARARLRGTIYEDVTPDTRPREQYSPVQIVDFCLDLAEVMLASGADTRSVETAVVAVSTKWNLAPLDLDFSGSSVTIQYAPSDHPPLVKVRTVQSDGSDLDRLARANQIVDDLVHGERDMTSAVNALVAVLRLPSRWPSWLADVGLSVLGTSIAMQAGGGWRAGVGAFVLMLGIILSGRWLTGRGFPQFFVSGAQAAVASAIGTLAIWADVLTATGAATMVAALVVLLLPHVSLVTWAQDAISGFRAMAVARAFYIVLVIAAIVVGVPAGIAVLQWLRIEVDPSGIVLQPLPLWASLSLTVVSAAANCFVQQASARVIPVAVVFSVAAGAFLWELRHLGMPLLGATFIASVLLGVLSTIAAARMRTAVAAIAVPAFCGALLPGVAVSNALLNFMSGSSGAALDFVAAVSVALGIGAGLVLGGLVATPGARRALRRARRVTVHSVHNDTTAIPVLRDTGYDPGNGSVPRGHRPR, encoded by the coding sequence ATGGCCGAGCAGTTCCTCCCCGGCGTCCCGCGGCCCGGGCGTCCACCCCGGCCGCGCGTCCGCAACCTCGCACAGCACGACATCCGGGACGCCCGAGCCCGGCTGCGCGGCACGATCTACGAGGACGTCACCCCCGACACCCGCCCGCGTGAGCAGTACTCGCCCGTGCAGATCGTCGACTTCTGCCTCGACCTGGCAGAGGTCATGCTCGCCTCGGGCGCGGACACCCGCAGCGTCGAGACCGCCGTCGTCGCGGTGTCCACGAAGTGGAACCTGGCGCCGCTCGACCTCGACTTCTCCGGCAGCTCGGTGACGATCCAGTACGCCCCCTCCGACCACCCGCCGCTCGTCAAGGTTCGGACCGTGCAGTCGGACGGCTCCGACCTCGATCGGCTCGCGCGGGCGAACCAGATCGTCGACGACCTGGTGCACGGCGAACGCGACATGACGAGCGCGGTGAACGCCCTCGTGGCGGTGCTGCGCCTGCCGAGCCGGTGGCCGTCGTGGCTCGCCGACGTCGGACTCTCGGTGCTCGGTACCTCGATCGCGATGCAGGCCGGTGGAGGCTGGCGGGCCGGCGTCGGCGCCTTCGTGCTCATGCTCGGGATCATCCTGTCCGGTCGCTGGCTGACCGGTCGGGGGTTCCCGCAGTTCTTCGTCTCGGGGGCCCAGGCTGCGGTCGCCTCGGCGATCGGCACGCTGGCGATCTGGGCCGACGTGCTCACGGCGACCGGTGCGGCCACGATGGTCGCCGCGCTCGTCGTCCTGCTGCTGCCGCACGTGTCGCTCGTCACCTGGGCGCAGGACGCGATCTCCGGCTTCCGGGCGATGGCCGTGGCACGGGCGTTCTACATCGTGCTCGTGATCGCCGCGATCGTCGTCGGGGTGCCGGCGGGCATCGCGGTGCTGCAGTGGCTCCGGATCGAGGTCGACCCCTCCGGCATCGTCCTGCAGCCACTGCCGCTCTGGGCGTCCCTGTCGCTCACGGTCGTGTCGGCTGCGGCGAACTGCTTCGTGCAACAGGCCAGCGCCCGGGTGATCCCGGTGGCGGTGGTGTTCTCGGTCGCCGCTGGAGCGTTCCTCTGGGAGCTCCGGCACCTCGGGATGCCGCTGCTCGGGGCGACATTCATCGCCTCGGTGCTGCTCGGCGTGCTGTCCACCATTGCGGCAGCGCGGATGCGCACGGCGGTCGCGGCGATCGCGGTGCCGGCGTTCTGCGGTGCGCTGCTGCCCGGTGTCGCGGTGTCGAACGCGCTGCTCAACTTCATGTCCGGGTCCTCCGGTGCCGCGCTCGACTTCGTGGCGGCCGTCTCGGTTGCGCTCGGCATCGGAGCGGGCCTGGTGCTCGGCGGCCTCGTGGCGACCCCGGGCGCGCGGCGGGCCCTGCGGCGTGCACGCCGGGTCACGGTGCACTCGGTCCACAACGACACGACCGCGATCCCCGTGCTGCGGGACACCGGGTACGACCCGGGCAACGGCTCGGTCCCGCGGGGACACCGCCCGCGCTGA
- a CDS encoding OsmC family peroxiredoxin → MPTRTARTAWHGGLNDGSGQVELSSSKVGTYDVSFPKRAADEAGGTTSPEELIAAAHSACYAMQFSAILGEAGGTVEALDVKADVSLGPDSAGGFKLTGITLTVNGEVSGIDEAAFLKAADEAKATCPVSKALTGVDIELKATFEQ, encoded by the coding sequence ATGCCCACGCGCACCGCACGCACCGCCTGGCACGGCGGCCTCAACGACGGTTCCGGCCAGGTCGAGCTGTCGAGCTCGAAGGTCGGCACCTACGACGTCTCCTTCCCGAAGCGCGCCGCGGACGAGGCCGGTGGCACCACCAGCCCCGAGGAGCTCATCGCCGCGGCCCACTCGGCCTGCTACGCGATGCAGTTCTCGGCCATCCTCGGCGAGGCCGGCGGCACCGTCGAGGCGCTCGACGTCAAGGCCGACGTCTCGCTCGGCCCGGACAGCGCGGGCGGCTTCAAGCTCACCGGCATCACCCTCACCGTCAACGGCGAGGTCTCCGGCATCGACGAGGCCGCCTTCCTCAAGGCCGCCGACGAGGCCAAAGCGACCTGCCCGGTCTCCAAGGCGCTCACCGGTGTCGACATCGAGCTCAAGGCGACCTTCGAGCAGTAG
- a CDS encoding NAD(P)-dependent alcohol dehydrogenase yields MHAVVFEQYQTFPVLTEVEKPEPGPGEVLLRVAGAGACHSDVAVYREFREGQPGAQAPGFVLGHENSGWVESVGDGVTGFTEGDAYLVYGPVGCGHCSYCSKGQDTYCENAATNPYAAIGLGRDGGMAEYVSVPARNLVALGDADPIAAAPLSDAGLTPYHAIKAALPNLAGGGRYALVVGLGGLGQIAVQILTALTGATVIATDTKQYAMDRAAARGAVTVPAGPDQAAAIRELTGGRGVDAAFDFVGATPTIATAKASMAIGGRLTVVGIAGGTVEWNFFSTPYESTITNTYWGTIEDLHEVVAMYRAGQIEPDVERFALSDALEAYRKLEAGELSGRAVVVPTL; encoded by the coding sequence ATGCACGCCGTCGTGTTCGAGCAGTACCAGACGTTCCCCGTCCTGACCGAGGTCGAGAAGCCCGAACCGGGACCGGGGGAGGTGCTCCTCAGGGTCGCCGGCGCCGGGGCGTGTCACTCCGACGTCGCGGTCTACCGCGAGTTCCGGGAAGGACAGCCGGGTGCACAGGCGCCGGGCTTCGTGCTCGGTCACGAGAACTCGGGATGGGTGGAGTCCGTCGGCGACGGCGTGACCGGCTTCACGGAGGGCGACGCGTACCTCGTCTACGGACCGGTCGGCTGCGGGCACTGCTCGTACTGCTCGAAGGGCCAGGACACCTACTGCGAGAACGCTGCGACCAACCCCTACGCCGCCATCGGCCTCGGTCGGGACGGGGGCATGGCCGAGTACGTGTCCGTGCCGGCCCGGAACCTCGTGGCGCTCGGGGACGCCGACCCGATCGCTGCCGCACCGCTGAGCGACGCAGGCCTCACGCCGTACCACGCGATCAAGGCCGCGCTGCCGAACCTGGCGGGTGGCGGGCGGTACGCGCTCGTGGTCGGACTCGGTGGCCTCGGGCAGATCGCCGTGCAGATCCTCACGGCCCTGACCGGTGCGACCGTGATCGCGACCGACACGAAGCAGTACGCGATGGACCGCGCTGCGGCTCGTGGAGCGGTGACCGTCCCGGCCGGCCCAGACCAGGCGGCTGCGATCCGCGAGCTCACCGGCGGTCGGGGCGTCGACGCGGCGTTCGACTTCGTCGGGGCGACGCCGACGATCGCGACCGCGAAGGCCTCGATGGCGATCGGCGGGCGACTCACGGTCGTCGGGATCGCCGGCGGCACGGTCGAGTGGAACTTCTTCTCGACGCCGTACGAGTCGACGATCACGAACACGTACTGGGGCACGATCGAGGACCTGCACGAGGTCGTCGCGATGTACCGCGCCGGGCAGATCGAGCCCGACGTCGAGCGGTTCGCACTGTCCGACGCGCTCGAGGCCTACCGGAAGCTCGAGGCCGGGGAGCTGTCCGGCCGCGCGGTGGTCGTGCCGACGCTCTGA